In Nocardia sp. NBC_01327, the genomic stretch CGGCCATTGCCGGTGTCGAAGCCTCCGAGATCGGTCCGCTGACCGCCCTCGCGCAGGTGGCCCAAAATCTCGGCGGCGCAGTCGGATTGGTGTCCGTCGGGGCGATCGTCTCCTCCCGCATCCTGTCGGAGGGCGGTTCGAACGCCACCCTGGTGAACCCCTCCGATGCCCAGCTGCACGCTCTGGCCAGTGGTTACGGGCTGGCATTCACCTGCTGCGCCGTCCTTGCCCTGGCTGCCGGAGTAGTCGTCCTGCTCATGCGATTCACACCCGAGGATGTCGCGGAGGGTCAATCCGCCCAGGAGTCCGCGCATTCCGGCTGACCGCCGCGAAGGTTATTGCCCCGTGCGCAGTTTCGAGGCCAGCACCGCCGCCTGGGTGCGGCGCTCCATGCCGAGTTTGGCGAGCAGACGCGAGACGTAGTTCTTGACTGTCTTCTCCGCGAGGAACATTCGCTCGGCGATCTGCCGGTTGGTCAGTCCGTCCCCCAGCAGCCCGAGCAGCTTTCGCTCCTGATCGGTGAGCCCGGCCAGCGGGCCGTCGGGCTGGGTACTGCGCCGCAGTCGCTGCATGAGGGCGGCGGCCGCGCGATTGTCGAGCAGCGAGCGCCCCGAGCCGACCTCCTTGATGGCCTTGGCCAATTCCATACCTTTGATGTCCTTGACCACATAGCCGCTGGCTCCGGCGAGAATGGCGTCCATCATGGCCTGCTCATCGGTGAACGAGGTCAGGATGAGGCAGCGCAGGTCATCGAGTTTGTCCAGGAGCTCGCGGCACAGCTCGATGCCATTGCCGTCGGGCAGCCGCACATCGAGCACCGCCACATCGGGGCGGAGTGCGGGAATGCGGGCCAGGGCCTCGGCGACATTGCCTGCCTCCCCGATGACGGTCAGTTCGGGATCGCCCTCCAGGAGATCGATCAATCCGCGCCGCACGATTTCGTGATCGTCGACGAGAAAGACATTGATCATGATGGGCCGTCCGATCTGTGGGGTCCTGCCGATCAACATAGACCCGGAACGCGCCCGTGACGATGGCCGAAAGTCCTCTCTTCGAAGGACAATCCGGAGGGTCGGTACCGTGCTATCGCACCAGGGCTCCGGCGACGACCGTGGTCACCACGGCGGTGACGGCCGCAGGTTCCGGCGGGGCGGCGGTGCGATCGGCGAAGAGCAGATGCCCGGCGCCGATGAGTGTGGGTGCGAGCGAGTCGATATCGGCATCACCGCGCACACGACCCAGCCCCTGCTCGGCGGCGAGATATCCGGCGACCATGGCAGTCGCCTCGGCCAGCAGCGGCACGCCGGTAGGTCGACGCTGCCGCAATCGCGCCCGCAGCTCGTCCCGGAAAATGACCAGGCTGACAATCGCCACGGCGAGAGATCCGAAGACGGTGGTCAGCGCCTCGGCCAGGTTGCCGACGACGGTTCCGGTTCCGGCGGATGCGCGTAAAGCCATGGCCTGCTGATCGATTCGGGTGATGCGGTCCAGTACCAGCTCGGCGAGGAAGTCGTCGAAATCGGCGAAGTGCCGGTGCAGGACGCCTTTCGCGCAGCCCGCCTCCGTGGTGACGGCCCGGCTGGTCAGCGCGCTCGGCCCGTCCCGGAGCACTACCCGCTCGGCGGCGTCGAACAATTGCGCCCGCACATCACGTATGGCCATCCCTGTCGGCACCGGGCATCTCTCCTTGCACTGTTCGCTCTGAACCATTGTCGAGTGGGCATGTGCCCACTTATAGTGGGCGCATGCCCACTATAAGCCCGGAACCCACCCCGCCCACACCGACTGCGCCGCACCAGTACCGGCAGGTCGCGGAGTCCTTCGGCACGAACCCCGAACGCTACGACCGGACCCGGCCCGAGTACCCCGCCGCCCTGATCAACCGGATCATCGCCGAATCTCCGGGACCGGACCTGCTCGATATCGGTTGCGGCACCGGCACCGCGGCCCGGCAGTTCCGAGCGGCCGGGTGCACGACGCTGGGAGTCGAACCCGATTCGCGGATGGCCGATTTCGCACGCCGCGGTGGAATCGACGTCGAGGTCGCGACCTTCGAGGCCTGGGACCCCGCCGGACGGACCTTCGATGCCGTCGTCGCCGGACAGGCCTGGCACTGGGTCGATCCGATTGCGGGAGCGGCCAAATCGGCACAGGTGCTGCGGCCCGGCGGCAGGCTGGCGCCGTTCTGGCATGTCTTCCAGCTGCCGCCGGAGGTGGCGCGGGCCTTCGCCGAGGTCTACGAACGCGTCATTCCCGGTTCGCCGTTCAATATCCAGCCCGAGCGCGGCCCGGTGCTGGGGGTGTATCAGCCGATATTGACGAAGGCGGCCGACGGGATCCGTGCGGCGGGCGGGTTCACCGAACCGGAGCAGTGGGGTTTCGATTGGGAGCAGCACTACACCCGGGACGCCTGGCTCGACCAGCTGCCCAGCCACGGACCCCTCACGCAGCTCCCGCCGGAGCAGTTG encodes the following:
- a CDS encoding class I SAM-dependent methyltransferase encodes the protein MPTISPEPTPPTPTAPHQYRQVAESFGTNPERYDRTRPEYPAALINRIIAESPGPDLLDIGCGTGTAARQFRAAGCTTLGVEPDSRMADFARRGGIDVEVATFEAWDPAGRTFDAVVAGQAWHWVDPIAGAAKSAQVLRPGGRLAPFWHVFQLPPEVARAFAEVYERVIPGSPFNIQPERGPVLGVYQPILTKAADGIRAAGGFTEPEQWGFDWEQHYTRDAWLDQLPSHGPLTQLPPEQLARILDGVGAAIDALGGGFTMPYTTVVITAARTAAP
- a CDS encoding TetR/AcrR family transcriptional regulator — its product is MPTGMAIRDVRAQLFDAAERVVLRDGPSALTSRAVTTEAGCAKGVLHRHFADFDDFLAELVLDRITRIDQQAMALRASAGTGTVVGNLAEALTTVFGSLAVAIVSLVIFRDELRARLRQRRPTGVPLLAEATAMVAGYLAAEQGLGRVRGDADIDSLAPTLIGAGHLLFADRTAAPPEPAAVTAVVTTVVAGALVR
- a CDS encoding response regulator transcription factor, with the protein product MINVFLVDDHEIVRRGLIDLLEGDPELTVIGEAGNVAEALARIPALRPDVAVLDVRLPDGNGIELCRELLDKLDDLRCLILTSFTDEQAMMDAILAGASGYVVKDIKGMELAKAIKEVGSGRSLLDNRAAAALMQRLRRSTQPDGPLAGLTDQERKLLGLLGDGLTNRQIAERMFLAEKTVKNYVSRLLAKLGMERRTQAAVLASKLRTGQ